Proteins co-encoded in one Pseudomonadota bacterium genomic window:
- a CDS encoding putative toxin-antitoxin system toxin component, PIN family: MAKIVIDANIIISAAFGGKPLEAAVRAMSKYKVYVSREIEQELTGVFSKLSKKLTGEQQVFIREKIHKLIEMAALVAVSTHIALSRDARDDHYLSLCKEVGADFLITGDKDLLDIPQDMLKKEGIQTRIVNPREFLEETVKWEQP, encoded by the coding sequence ATGGCTAAGATCGTTATCGACGCCAATATTATTATTTCGGCTGCATTCGGCGGAAAACCGCTTGAAGCTGCCGTTAGGGCAATGAGTAAATACAAGGTCTACGTATCTCGAGAGATTGAGCAAGAATTAACGGGGGTCTTTTCAAAATTGTCGAAAAAGCTTACCGGAGAGCAACAGGTTTTCATCCGTGAGAAAATTCATAAGCTTATTGAGATGGCAGCGCTTGTTGCCGTATCAACCCACATTGCCTTATCGAGGGATGCAAGGGATGATCACTACCTTTCGTTGTGTAAGGAAGTGGGGGCTGATTTTCTCATAACCGGAGACAAAGATTTATTGGATATTCCTCAGGATATGCTCAAAAAAGAAGGCATTCAAACGCGTATTGTTAATCCCCGCGAATTCCTGGAAGAGACAGTGAAATGGGAACAGCCATAA